The stretch of DNA ATGGGTGTCCATGCCCGGCGCCTCTGACAAGCACGCGGTGCTGTATCTGCATGGCGGCGGCTACGTCATCGGCTCGCCCATCACCCACCGCTCGCTCTCAGCTGCCATTGCCGGTGAAACAAATTCAAAGCTTCTGGTGATCGACTATCGCATGGGGCCGGAACATGCGTGCCCGGCAGCGATTGATGACGCTGTTGCGGCGTATCAGTTCCTGCTCGACCAGGGCTATGACGCAGCCAATATCGCAATCTCCGGCGACAGTGCCGGCGGCGGCCTCACCATGGCGACGCTGGTTGCTCTGCGCGACAAAGGCATTGCGCTTCCTGCTGCCGCCGCACCGATTTCGCCATGGGTGGACCTCACGGGCAACTCACCAACGCTCGTCAGCCGTGCGGATGTGGATCCGATGGTTCAAAAGGACGGACTGCTGCAGATGGCGGATCACTACCGTGGCAGCCTGGCGAATGATGATCCGCGCGTGTCACCGCTGTTCGCAGACCTCAAGGGCCTGCCGCCGCTGCTAATCCAGGTCGGCGACCATGAAACGCTGCTGGGCGACTCCGAGGAACTCGACAAGCGCGCCAAGGCGGCAGGCGTTGAGAGCACACTGGAGATCTGGGACGAGATGATCCACGTCTTCCACATGTTCCATTTCATGATGCCTGAAGCAGCCGAAGCCAACCGCCGCATCGGTGAGTTCTTCCGCACCAAATGGGGTGTCGCAGCTGCGAACGCGGCTGAGTAAACATGGGTCAGAATACGCTTTATGGCGGCCCCATTTCCCTCTACACGGGTAAGGCACGCGCCTATATGGACTGGAAACAGGTTCCGTATACGGAGGTTCAGGGCAATAGAAATGTCTACAAGGAGGTCATCCTGCCGCGCGTCGGCTGGCCGGTGATACCGGTTCTTGTGACTGACAAGGACGAGACGGTCCAGGACACGACCGAGATCATTGACCACTTCGAGGCCCTGGACCCCGAGCCATCCGTCTATCCTTCAGGTCCGGCCCAGAAGATGGCAGGCCTGCTGATAGAAGTCTTTGGCGACGAATGGATGAAGCTTCCCGCGATGCATTATCGCTGGAACTACAATGAGGACTGGGTCCTCACGCAGTTCGGGGCGCTCTCCGCCCCTGACGCGTCGCCCGAAGAGCAGCGCGAAATCGGCGACAAGGTGGCAGGTCCGTTCCGCGGCTCCTTGCCGTTCCTCGGTGTGCTGCCGGAAACCCGCAGCGCCATCGAGGAAAGCTATGAGGCGTTGCTTGCCGATTTGAGTGCTCATTTCGAGACGCACGACTATCTGTTCGGCTCGCGGCCCTCCATCGGCGACTACGGCCTCATCGGCCCGCTCTACGCGCATAATTACCGTGATCCCAAATCCGGTGAGATGATGAAGGCCACGGCGCCAAAGGTCGCCCGGTGGGTGGAGCGCATGGTGAAATCACCGACACCACGCGGTGGCGATTTTCTGGCCAATGACGAAGTGCCGGACACCGTCATCCCACTGCTCAACCGCTTTGCCGTTGAGTATCTGCCGGTGCTCGAGAAAACAGTCGCTGCGTTCAATGCCTGGGCCGCAGACAATGCGTCCGGCACCGAAGTGCCGCGCGCTTTGGGCATGCATGAATTCACGCTTGGCGGCGTGACAGCTGAACGGGCGATCTTCACGTTTGATCTTTGGATGCTTCAGCGTCCGCTCGACTTCTATGCGGGCCTCAAAGGAGCGGACAAGGACGCGGTGGATGCCATGCTTGCAAAGGCTGGGCTATCCGGCATTACCCAGATGCCCGCCTATCCCCGCATCGCCCGACCAAACTTCAAAACCGCCCTCGCCTAAGGGCTATTGAATGCGTCTCAGGGGCTCACTAGATTAGATATATTCTAATCTAGTGAGCCCCTTGTCATTTCCAACTTGCCAATTCGAAAGACGGAGTGTCCCCATGTCGAGTGAAGGCCTGCACGAACCTATTGAAAAGCTGAGCGAGAAAACGCTCAACATGCACCGCGCCATTGTATCCTTGATGGAAGAGCTGGAAGCCGCCGACTGGTATCGCCAGCGCGCTGACGGCTGCACAGACGAAGCCCTCAAGAAAATCCTCACCCACAATATGAATGAGGAAATTGAGCACGCCGTGATGGTGATGGAATGGCTTCGTCGCAATGACGAAGTGTTTGCCCGCGAAATGAAAGAACGTCTGTTCACGGACGATCCCATCGTGCAGCCACATAGCCACCCCGACGCGCACTAACACGCCAAACAAGAAGACTTGCCGCCACCCGTCCACTTGCTAGACTTCGGTCTAACAAGTGACCCGGCACAAGCCGGGCAGCCCGCCCAAGGGCATCACGGGAGGCACAGATGGACTACACGCAGATCACGTATCACCGTGACGGCGCGCTTGGCGTTGTCACCATGAACCGGCCAGACAAACTCAACGCTTGGACGCCGCGTATGGCTGAGGAAATGGCCCATGCGTTTGAAGCAGCCAACGCCGATGCGGATATCTCCTGCATCGTCCTGACGGGCGAAGGGCGCGGCTTTTGTGCCGGCGCGGACATGGACGAAACCTTCAAGTCCCGGCTTGATGGCGTGGACCCCGGCAAGGATACGGCGGGCGGCTCGGGCGGCCTGCCCGCAGGCCTCGACTGGATCGGCCTTGTGCGGTCGTCGAAACCGATGATCGCCGCCGTCAATGGACCGGCTGTTGGCATCGGCGTCACCCAGATATTGCCATTTGACGTCATCATTGCCGCTGACCATGCGAAATTTGGTCTGGTGTTTGTGAAGGTTGGCATCGTGCCGGAGCTTGCTTCTTCTCACTTCGCCACCGCGCGCATGGGGTTTGGCAAGACCAGCGAAATGATGCTGTCCGGCAAGCTCTACACGGGCGCGGAAGTTGCTGCGTTTGGTCTCGCAAACTATGCGGTTCCCGCGGACGAGCTGTGGGACAAGGTGCGCGAAGTCGCTGCCATGTTTGACGCCAATCCGCAGCCGATGATGCGGATGACCAAGGAACTGTTGTCTCAGAACATGGCTGAGCACGACATGGCCTTGGTGCAGCGCCGCGAAACGGATGCCCTTAAAGAGTGCTGGACCACGCCGGAGCACCATGAAGCCGTGGACGCCTTCCTCAACAAGCGCGACCCAGACTTCAAGGCTGCTGCCCAGCGGGCGAAGTCGGCTGCCGAATGAGTGCGCTCGACATTCAGCATCGAGACGGTGTTGCATATCTCACCCTCGCACGCCCCGAAAAGCGAAACGCCCTGTCGTTGGCTTTGCAGCAAGAGCTGTCGGACGCGCTGTGGGATGCTGACGAACGTACGGACATTCACTGCGTGGTCATTAGCGGGCAGGGGAGTGACTTCTGTGCGGGATATGATCTCGCCGAGCGTCCACCCCGCGACGACACAAAGCGTGGCGCTAAAACCATCGACGACGACATCTGGCAGCTGGAACGCCAGCAGCGCCTGCGTATGACGATCTTTGATATGCACAAGCCAGTGATCGCTGCCATTCACGGACGGTGTCTTGCCGGTGGAACCGATCTGGCTTTTCTGGCCGACATGGTCATCGCAGCTGACGACGCAACAATCGCGTTCCCCCCTGCGCGTGACCTGGGATCACTGCCAAACCAGATGTGGCTTTATCACTGCGGCCCGCAATGGGCGAAGCGGTTGCTGCTGACCGGAGACAGCATCACCGGCAAGGATGCAGCGCAGATCGGTCTGGTGCTCAAGTCGGTTCCGGCCGACGAACTGACGGATGAAGTCGCACATCTTGCACAACGTCTCGCTTTGATCGACCCGGACCTGCTCACCACCCAAAAACGCATCGTCAATCTTGGGCTGGAACTGATGGGCGCAAGGACATTGCAGCGGTTGGCCTGTGAGAACGATGCGCGTGGTCATCGCGCCAGGGCTGCGGACACGTTCCGCGCCAATGTACGAGACAAAGGCCTCAAGGCCGCATTTGCGGAGCGCGACGACAAGTTCGGCGCAGGCTTTGTTGATCCCAATGCGCCTGAACACGGCAAGTAATCCCTATCTATCTGGAGCGACACTATGGCAGAAGCCGAAACCTTTGACGTCGAGCGCGAAGCGTTCTTCCTGTACTGGACAGAAAAGTCCGCCTTCAAGGAAACCTATGCGGGTGCCATGGATACAGTGGTGGTCGAGGGCCAACACCTGAAACCCAAGGGATCTGACAGCAAGACTGTGCTGGTGTTCATGCATCCGACGGGCACCATGAATTTGCTGCCGATGCCAAACGCGCTCGCTGCCGCTGGCATTCCCTGCCTCACCTGCGGCAGTCGGTATCCGCACAACGACACCGCATTGATCATGGAAAAGGTCATCCTCGATCTGGGTCATTACATCCGCTACGCCAAGGAGACGCTCGGCTACGAGAAAGTCATTCTTGCCGGGTGGTCCGGCGGCGGCTCCTTGTCCATGTTCTATCAGTCCCAGGCGGAAAACCCGACGATTGAAGCAACGCCGGCGGGAGATCCTGTTGATGTCGTGGGGGCCGGGCTTATTCCTGCGGACGCTGTGCTCCAATTGGCAGCCCATGTCAGCCGCGCGATCATTCTGACCGAGTGGTTGGACCCGGCGGTTGCAGACGAACTGGACCCGGAGAAGCGCATCAAAGAACTTGATCTCTATGATCCCGAGGCACCGAACCAGCCGCCTTATTCACAAGATTTTCTGGAGACCTATCGTGCCGCCCAGATTGCCCGCTCCCAGCGCATTGATGACTGGGTGCGCGAGAAGCTGGCTCATTTCAAAGCCACGGGACGCGAGAACGAGGAACACTGTTTCGTTGTGTACGGAACAATGGCTGATCCGCGCTGGCTTGATCTAACTGTTGATCCCAATGATCGAAAAGGACCCAACTGGTGTTTCATGGGCATTCCCAAGACCGTCAACATGATGCCGGCAGGTCTTGCACGCTTCAGCTCGCTGCGCGCCTGGCTGTCGCAATGGTCCTATAAGGAAAGCCGGGCTGATGGCCCCAAGTGTGCCGCCGGTATCAAGGCGCCGTTCCTGGTGATCGACAACTCTGCGGATGACGGGTGTACACCAAGTCAT from Pyruvatibacter sp. HU-CL02332 encodes:
- a CDS encoding alpha/beta hydrolase; its protein translation is MASEGLKQVLELLAAAPIAEGEKTVQEQRDGMVAATAAFPVAEGAIIEPVTANGVPGEWVSMPGASDKHAVLYLHGGGYVIGSPITHRSLSAAIAGETNSKLLVIDYRMGPEHACPAAIDDAVAAYQFLLDQGYDAANIAISGDSAGGGLTMATLVALRDKGIALPAAAAPISPWVDLTGNSPTLVSRADVDPMVQKDGLLQMADHYRGSLANDDPRVSPLFADLKGLPPLLIQVGDHETLLGDSEELDKRAKAAGVESTLEIWDEMIHVFHMFHFMMPEAAEANRRIGEFFRTKWGVAAANAAE
- a CDS encoding ferritin, whose protein sequence is MSSEGLHEPIEKLSEKTLNMHRAIVSLMEELEAADWYRQRADGCTDEALKKILTHNMNEEIEHAVMVMEWLRRNDEVFAREMKERLFTDDPIVQPHSHPDAH
- a CDS encoding crotonase/enoyl-CoA hydratase family protein, yielding MSALDIQHRDGVAYLTLARPEKRNALSLALQQELSDALWDADERTDIHCVVISGQGSDFCAGYDLAERPPRDDTKRGAKTIDDDIWQLERQQRLRMTIFDMHKPVIAAIHGRCLAGGTDLAFLADMVIAADDATIAFPPARDLGSLPNQMWLYHCGPQWAKRLLLTGDSITGKDAAQIGLVLKSVPADELTDEVAHLAQRLALIDPDLLTTQKRIVNLGLELMGARTLQRLACENDARGHRARAADTFRANVRDKGLKAAFAERDDKFGAGFVDPNAPEHGK
- a CDS encoding enoyl-CoA hydratase-related protein; amino-acid sequence: MDYTQITYHRDGALGVVTMNRPDKLNAWTPRMAEEMAHAFEAANADADISCIVLTGEGRGFCAGADMDETFKSRLDGVDPGKDTAGGSGGLPAGLDWIGLVRSSKPMIAAVNGPAVGIGVTQILPFDVIIAADHAKFGLVFVKVGIVPELASSHFATARMGFGKTSEMMLSGKLYTGAEVAAFGLANYAVPADELWDKVREVAAMFDANPQPMMRMTKELLSQNMAEHDMALVQRRETDALKECWTTPEHHEAVDAFLNKRDPDFKAAAQRAKSAAE
- a CDS encoding glutathione S-transferase family protein — protein: MGQNTLYGGPISLYTGKARAYMDWKQVPYTEVQGNRNVYKEVILPRVGWPVIPVLVTDKDETVQDTTEIIDHFEALDPEPSVYPSGPAQKMAGLLIEVFGDEWMKLPAMHYRWNYNEDWVLTQFGALSAPDASPEEQREIGDKVAGPFRGSLPFLGVLPETRSAIEESYEALLADLSAHFETHDYLFGSRPSIGDYGLIGPLYAHNYRDPKSGEMMKATAPKVARWVERMVKSPTPRGGDFLANDEVPDTVIPLLNRFAVEYLPVLEKTVAAFNAWAADNASGTEVPRALGMHEFTLGGVTAERAIFTFDLWMLQRPLDFYAGLKGADKDAVDAMLAKAGLSGITQMPAYPRIARPNFKTALA
- a CDS encoding alpha/beta hydrolase, which encodes MAEAETFDVEREAFFLYWTEKSAFKETYAGAMDTVVVEGQHLKPKGSDSKTVLVFMHPTGTMNLLPMPNALAAAGIPCLTCGSRYPHNDTALIMEKVILDLGHYIRYAKETLGYEKVILAGWSGGGSLSMFYQSQAENPTIEATPAGDPVDVVGAGLIPADAVLQLAAHVSRAIILTEWLDPAVADELDPEKRIKELDLYDPEAPNQPPYSQDFLETYRAAQIARSQRIDDWVREKLAHFKATGRENEEHCFVVYGTMADPRWLDLTVDPNDRKGPNWCFMGIPKTVNMMPAGLARFSSLRAWLSQWSYKESRADGPKCAAGIKAPFLVIDNSADDGCTPSHADRIYAGIGHDDKERHTIQGATHYYIGQPDKMGEAVKIIIDWLGRKNMLA